The genomic region CCAGCAGAACGCGCCGAGATAGGTGTGGGCCTTGGCCTCGAGGTTGGCGTCGTCCAGCGCGGTACCGCCCGTCACCACGCGGGTGACGCCGCGCTTCACCAGCCCCCTGGCCTGCTTCGGGTCTTCCATCTGATCGCATACGGCGACCTTGAAGCCCTTTTCCACAAGCTGGCTGATATAGGTTTCCGCCGAATGCCACGGCACGCCGCACATGGGCACGCCGCCTTCGTCGCGGCTGCGGCTCGTGAGCGCAAGCTGCAGTTCCCGCGCCGCGGTTTCGGCATCGTCGAAGAACAGCTCGTAAAAATCGCCCATGCGGTAGAAAAGCAGCGCGTCGGGGTATTCCTTTTTAATCTCCAGATACTGCCTGTACATAGGCGTAAGCCTGGGTGCGTTTTCGCTCATGCCTGCCCTTCCTTCGCAAATGCCCTTGAATGATGAATCCCATGCCGCGCGAGGCGGCGGAATGCGCGTTCCCCGGAGGGAAAACGGACTTCTGCGCGGCCGGAGGGCGAGGCAAGCCGCGCCCCTGCCTTCCGCCGCGCGGACAAAAAACGGCGGAACCTCTCACCTGCGGCAAACGCCCGGGCGAAAGGCCCCGCCGGACAACGCCCGATACGGGCGAAACCGGAGACGGGCGCGCAGAACGCGCGCGCCGGAAAACATGCCTATTCCGCTTCCCCTTCGGCTTCGGCTTCCTTGAGAGCGGCTTCAAGCTGGGCCTTTTCGGCAATGAGCTTTTCCTTCTCGGCCGTCACCTTGTCAAGCTGCTTCTGCAGAGAAGAAGCGCGACGGCGGGCGGCGGTAAGGCGGCCGGAAAGGGTGATCCTGTCCCACATGAGCATGGCGAGCACCACGGCCGCGCCGATGGCGAAGCTGATGAGCAGCAGCGCATAACGGGGCAGCGGCGCGGAAGTCATGGCCGGGGCGAACATCGGGTCGAACTTCAGCGTCACCATGTCGGAGAAGGAAGCCTGGTTCTGCACGAAGAGCATCATGACCAGGAAGAACAGGAACACCAGAAAGAATACCTTGAGATAGCGCATGACGTCTCCTTTTGCGGCAGCACACGCGGAAAAAGGTTCAGGCGGAACGGGCCGCCAGGGCGGCAAACACCGGAGCCAGGCGGCGACGGGTTTCCACAAGGGCTTCGGGGACGACACGCACATCGCCGAGCACGGCGATGAAGTTGGAATCGCCGCTCCAGCGGGGCACGACGTGCATATGAAGATGCTCTCCTATGCCTGCGCCTGCGGCGGCCCCCAGATTCAGCCCCACATTGATGCCCTGCGGGTGACTCGTCTCCCGCAGGACGCGGCAGCAAAGCTGCGTCACCGCCATGAGTTCGGCGGCCTCTTCCGTGGTCAGATCCGTAATATCGCCCACATGGCGGTACGGGAGCACCATAAGGTGGCCGGAGGCGTACGGATAACGGTTGAGCATGACGAACACACGGCGGGCGCGGTACACGATGAGGCGTTCCTCGTCTTCCGCCGGGTCTTCCGGCGCGCAGAGAACGCATCCGTCATGACATTTCGGCCCGAGAATGTATTCCATTCTCCAGGGCGCCCACAGATTTTTCATAAAGGCAGTCTCCTTTGGACAGAGTAGCACAGCGCCACGGCAGCGGCAAGAGGCCATGTGCGTCATTTACCGGTAAACGGAAGGGAAAAACAGTCTTTTGCACCGCACATTCGCGTTTTTTTTTAGAGTGCTTTCCCTTCAAAAAGGAAAACGCAAGGCTGCGGTACAGCGCCGCCCTGCCCGAACCTGCGGAAAAACCGCGCTTTTTCCGCAAAAGACAGGCCGCAAGGCCGCAATAACGAAGCATTTCAAACGAAACATGCTTCGGACGATGCGGAGCCTGTGCACAAGGGCGCGCCTTCCCGGGAAAAAGAGGCTCCCCTCCGCCGGGGAAGGGGAGCCGGAAAACGCAGGAGCCGGGGCCGCGGCTTCTTCCCGGAAAAGGGGAAACGCGCGGCAGAACGCGGCCGGAATGCTAGAAGGTAAGGCGCAGGCCCAGAGAAATCTGATGCATACGCAGGGAATCGGCCTTCAGGTTGTAGGCGCCGTAACCGGCTTCACCGTCGCCGGTGAAGAGGTAGCGGTAGCCGAGGTCGGCGGAAATGTTGGGCGTGAAGAAGTAGGAGCAGCCGAAGCCCACCTGCGCGGCCAGATTCACATCGGTATCGGAAGAACCGTAGTGGAAGCCGCCCATGTCCATGCCGCCGCGCGTGTTGGCGAACACAAGGCCCACGCCCGCGCCCACATAGGGGGTGAAGTCCATGATGTTGGTGATATCCCAGTAGCCGTTCACCATAAGGGTCTGGAGGCGGGATTCGGCATCGCCGTAGCCCACGCTCTTATCCACGCGGCTGTTGTAGCCGTATTCCAGTTCCGCACGCACGGGAATGCCGTGCATCACGCTGAAATCGTAGCCCCCGGCAATGGAGAAGCCGGCAATGCCGCGCGTGCTGTCCTTGGAGGCGGAATAGCCCGGCGCGCTCACCTTCCAGTCGGTGCTCTGGTAGCCCATGACGAACTTGGGAGCGACGTAGATGCCGCTGTCGGCAGCCTTCGCGGCAAAGGG from Mailhella massiliensis harbors:
- a CDS encoding LapA family protein; the encoded protein is MRYLKVFFLVFLFFLVMMLFVQNQASFSDMVTLKFDPMFAPAMTSAPLPRYALLLISFAIGAAVVLAMLMWDRITLSGRLTAARRRASSLQKQLDKVTAEKEKLIAEKAQLEAALKEAEAEGEAE
- a CDS encoding HIT family protein, whose translation is MKNLWAPWRMEYILGPKCHDGCVLCAPEDPAEDEERLIVYRARRVFVMLNRYPYASGHLMVLPYRHVGDITDLTTEEAAELMAVTQLCCRVLRETSHPQGINVGLNLGAAAGAGIGEHLHMHVVPRWSGDSNFIAVLGDVRVVPEALVETRRRLAPVFAALAARSA
- a CDS encoding outer membrane protein; amino-acid sequence: MKKSFLAAALALLLALPFAAKAADSGIYVAPKFVMGYQSTDWKVSAPGYSASKDSTRGIAGFSIAGGYDFSVMHGIPVRAELEYGYNSRVDKSVGYGDAESRLQTLMVNGYWDITNIMDFTPYVGAGVGLVFANTRGGMDMGGFHYGSSDTDVNLAAQVGFGCSYFFTPNISADLGYRYLFTGDGEAGYGAYNLKADSLRMHQISLGLRLTF